In Juglans regia cultivar Chandler chromosome 13, Walnut 2.0, whole genome shotgun sequence, the following proteins share a genomic window:
- the LOC108990886 gene encoding probable protein phosphatase 2C 9 isoform X2, which translates to MEDYHVSKFVHFQGRELGLFAIYDGHLGDSVPSYLQKHLFPNILKDEEFWTDTNRSISKAYERTDQAILSHNPDLGRGGSTAVTAILIDGQKLWIANVGDSRAVLSKRGKAIQMTTDHEPNTERGSIENRGGFVSNMPGDVARVNGQLAVSRAFGDKNLKLHLRSDPDVQNAIVGPDTDLLILASDGLWKVVANQEAVDIAKRTKDPQKAAKQLVAEALKRESKDDISCIVVRFKG; encoded by the exons ATGGAGGATTACCATGTTTCAAAGTTTGTTCACTTTCAGGGACGTGAGCTTGGACTTTTTGCTATATATGATGGACATTTGGGAGATAGTGTACCATCATATCTACAAAAGCATCTGTTTCCTAATATCTTAAAGGAT GAGGAGTTTTGGACAGATACCAACAGGTCCATTTCTAAAGCCTATGAGAGAACAGACCAGGCAATTCTCTCTCACAATCCTGACTTGGGGCGAGGTGGATCCACTGCAGTAACTGCAATTCTAATAGATGGTCAGAAGTTATGGATAGCAAATGTTGGAGATTCACGAGCAGTTCTTTCAAAGAGAGGGAAGGCAATACAGATGACTACCGATCACGAGCCCAACACTGAGCGGGGAAGCATTGAGAACAGAGGCGGCTTTGTCTCCAACATGCCAG GAGATGTTGCTCGAGTGAATGGCCAGCTAGCAGTTTCTCGAGCTTTTGGAGACAAGAACCTCAAATTACATTTGCGATCTGATCCAGATGTACAAAATGCTATTGTTGGCCCAGATACTGATCTTCTCATACTTGCGAGTGATGGTTTATGGAAG GTCGTGGCTAATCAAGAGGCAGTTGATATTGCAAAAAGGACAAAGGACCCGCAGAAGGCAGCCAAGCAACTAGTCGCTGAGGCAttgaagagagagagcaagGATGACATCTCCTGCATTGTAGTCCGTTTCAAGGggtaa
- the LOC108990884 gene encoding tobamovirus multiplication protein 1-like isoform X1, with protein sequence MAWMQRTKSFVLREGEIQAALGVLSWWDEIDESEQWQRGIYYTLCACYASVSLVALVQLVRIQLRVPEYGWTTQKLFHLMNFIVNGLRALLFALYQSVFLIKPQVLEMVLMDLPGLLFFSTYTLLVLFWAEIYHQARSLPIDKLRPTYFASNGFMYFTQVFIWIFIRLSRSPVSVKAAKLFFSVMSFSVALGFLIYGGRLFFMLRRFPIESRGRQKKLYEVGCVTGICCACFLIRCFVLALATVYKDADIDVLDHPILNLIYYMLVEIVPSALVLFILRKLPPKRVSDHYQPIS encoded by the exons ATGGCGTGGATGCAGAGAACAAAGAGTTTTGTgcttagagagggagagattcaGGCAGCTCTTGGCGTGCTCAGTTGGTGGGATGAAATCGACGAGTCAGAACAATGGCAAAGAGGCATATACTATACGCTATGCGCGTGTTATGCCTCAGTTTCCCTTGTTGCACTG GTACAATTAGTGCGCATTCAGTTAAGAGTACCAGAATATGGGTGGACAACACAAAAGCTTTTTCACTTGATGAATTTTATTGTGAATGGAT tgAGGGCTCTACTCTTTGCTCTCTACCAAAGTGTGTTCCTTATTAAGCCACAG GTACTTGAAATGGTGCTTATGGACCTTCCTGGTCTTCTATTCTTTTCGACTTACACATTACTTGTTTTGTTCTGGGCCGAGATATATCACCAG GCAAGAAGCCTACCAATTGATAAGCTTAGGCCTACTTATTTTGCATCAAATGGATTTATGTATTTTACACAG GTGTTCATCTGGATATTCATAAGATTAAGCCGAAGTCCTGTTTCAGTGAAAGCCGCTAAACTCTTCTTTTCAG TCATGTCATTCTCTGTTGCTCTGGGATTCCTGATATATGGTGGGAG GTTATTTTTCATGCTGAGACGCTTCCCCATCGAGTCAAGAGGTCGTCAGAAAAAGCTATACGAG GTTGGCTGTGTCACAGGAATTTGTTGTGCTTGCTTCTTGATAAGATGTTTTGTG CTTGCTCTTGCCACAGTTTACAAGGATGCAGATATTGATGTCCTGGATCACCCCATCTTGAACCTAATATATTACATG TTGGTAGAGATTGTTCCATCTGCTTTGGTGCTCTTCATCCTACGAAAGTTGCCCCCCAAGCGTGTCTCGGATCATTATCAGCCCATCAGTTGA
- the LOC108990886 gene encoding probable protein phosphatase 2C 9 isoform X1, producing MDNFCCFNSVSQVGGRSSCSSGKGRSHQSPVKYGFRLVKGKANHPMEDYHVSKFVHFQGRELGLFAIYDGHLGDSVPSYLQKHLFPNILKDEEFWTDTNRSISKAYERTDQAILSHNPDLGRGGSTAVTAILIDGQKLWIANVGDSRAVLSKRGKAIQMTTDHEPNTERGSIENRGGFVSNMPGDVARVNGQLAVSRAFGDKNLKLHLRSDPDVQNAIVGPDTDLLILASDGLWKVVANQEAVDIAKRTKDPQKAAKQLVAEALKRESKDDISCIVVRFKG from the exons ATGGATAATTTCTGTTGCTTCAATTCGGTGTCTCAG GTTGGAGGACGTTCTTCATGTAGCTCAGGCAAGGGCAGGAGCCATCAGAGCCCAGTCAAGTATGGCTTTAGGCTAGTTAAAGGGAAAGCAAATCATCCCATGGAGGATTACCATGTTTCAAAGTTTGTTCACTTTCAGGGACGTGAGCTTGGACTTTTTGCTATATATGATGGACATTTGGGAGATAGTGTACCATCATATCTACAAAAGCATCTGTTTCCTAATATCTTAAAGGAT GAGGAGTTTTGGACAGATACCAACAGGTCCATTTCTAAAGCCTATGAGAGAACAGACCAGGCAATTCTCTCTCACAATCCTGACTTGGGGCGAGGTGGATCCACTGCAGTAACTGCAATTCTAATAGATGGTCAGAAGTTATGGATAGCAAATGTTGGAGATTCACGAGCAGTTCTTTCAAAGAGAGGGAAGGCAATACAGATGACTACCGATCACGAGCCCAACACTGAGCGGGGAAGCATTGAGAACAGAGGCGGCTTTGTCTCCAACATGCCAG GAGATGTTGCTCGAGTGAATGGCCAGCTAGCAGTTTCTCGAGCTTTTGGAGACAAGAACCTCAAATTACATTTGCGATCTGATCCAGATGTACAAAATGCTATTGTTGGCCCAGATACTGATCTTCTCATACTTGCGAGTGATGGTTTATGGAAG GTCGTGGCTAATCAAGAGGCAGTTGATATTGCAAAAAGGACAAAGGACCCGCAGAAGGCAGCCAAGCAACTAGTCGCTGAGGCAttgaagagagagagcaagGATGACATCTCCTGCATTGTAGTCCGTTTCAAGGggtaa
- the LOC108990886 gene encoding probable protein phosphatase 2C 9 isoform X3 has translation MDNFCCFNSVSQVGGRSSCSSGKGRSHQSPVKYGFRLVKGKANHPMEDYHVSKFVHFQGRELGLFAIYDGHLGDSVPSYLQKHLFPNILKDEEFWTDTNRSISKAYERTDQAILSHNPDLGRGGSTAVTAILIDGQKLWIANVGDSRAVLSKRGKAIQMTTDHEPNTERGSIENRGGFVSNMPVNRLEKPHQEFLWEV, from the exons ATGGATAATTTCTGTTGCTTCAATTCGGTGTCTCAG GTTGGAGGACGTTCTTCATGTAGCTCAGGCAAGGGCAGGAGCCATCAGAGCCCAGTCAAGTATGGCTTTAGGCTAGTTAAAGGGAAAGCAAATCATCCCATGGAGGATTACCATGTTTCAAAGTTTGTTCACTTTCAGGGACGTGAGCTTGGACTTTTTGCTATATATGATGGACATTTGGGAGATAGTGTACCATCATATCTACAAAAGCATCTGTTTCCTAATATCTTAAAGGAT GAGGAGTTTTGGACAGATACCAACAGGTCCATTTCTAAAGCCTATGAGAGAACAGACCAGGCAATTCTCTCTCACAATCCTGACTTGGGGCGAGGTGGATCCACTGCAGTAACTGCAATTCTAATAGATGGTCAGAAGTTATGGATAGCAAATGTTGGAGATTCACGAGCAGTTCTTTCAAAGAGAGGGAAGGCAATACAGATGACTACCGATCACGAGCCCAACACTGAGCGGGGAAGCATTGAGAACAGAGGCGGCTTTGTCTCCAACATGCCAG TCAACAGATTGGAGAAGCCACACCAAGAGTTTCTTTGGGAGGTATAG
- the LOC108990884 gene encoding tobamovirus multiplication protein 1-like isoform X2 — translation MAWMQRTKSFVLREGEIQAALGVLSWWDEIDESEQWQRGIYYTLCACYASVSLVALVQLVRIQLRVPEYGWTTQKLFHLMNFIVNGLRALLFALYQSVFLIKPQVLEMVLMDLPGLLFFSTYTLLVLFWAEIYHQVFIWIFIRLSRSPVSVKAAKLFFSVMSFSVALGFLIYGGRLFFMLRRFPIESRGRQKKLYEVGCVTGICCACFLIRCFVLALATVYKDADIDVLDHPILNLIYYMLVEIVPSALVLFILRKLPPKRVSDHYQPIS, via the exons ATGGCGTGGATGCAGAGAACAAAGAGTTTTGTgcttagagagggagagattcaGGCAGCTCTTGGCGTGCTCAGTTGGTGGGATGAAATCGACGAGTCAGAACAATGGCAAAGAGGCATATACTATACGCTATGCGCGTGTTATGCCTCAGTTTCCCTTGTTGCACTG GTACAATTAGTGCGCATTCAGTTAAGAGTACCAGAATATGGGTGGACAACACAAAAGCTTTTTCACTTGATGAATTTTATTGTGAATGGAT tgAGGGCTCTACTCTTTGCTCTCTACCAAAGTGTGTTCCTTATTAAGCCACAG GTACTTGAAATGGTGCTTATGGACCTTCCTGGTCTTCTATTCTTTTCGACTTACACATTACTTGTTTTGTTCTGGGCCGAGATATATCACCAG GTGTTCATCTGGATATTCATAAGATTAAGCCGAAGTCCTGTTTCAGTGAAAGCCGCTAAACTCTTCTTTTCAG TCATGTCATTCTCTGTTGCTCTGGGATTCCTGATATATGGTGGGAG GTTATTTTTCATGCTGAGACGCTTCCCCATCGAGTCAAGAGGTCGTCAGAAAAAGCTATACGAG GTTGGCTGTGTCACAGGAATTTGTTGTGCTTGCTTCTTGATAAGATGTTTTGTG CTTGCTCTTGCCACAGTTTACAAGGATGCAGATATTGATGTCCTGGATCACCCCATCTTGAACCTAATATATTACATG TTGGTAGAGATTGTTCCATCTGCTTTGGTGCTCTTCATCCTACGAAAGTTGCCCCCCAAGCGTGTCTCGGATCATTATCAGCCCATCAGTTGA